In Pontiella desulfatans, one DNA window encodes the following:
- a CDS encoding PaaX family transcriptional regulator C-terminal domain-containing protein encodes MWCAFHHPDISLPLVRRRIGQELLETLEFLGDMSLHHMHAVMRNETAPDNKARNRAINRLAKQGLTVVRQGLDTPLLAISEVGEESLPDYARPERWWNRKWNGIWYLLVFDVPEIDRAYRNTLRAFLKRMRLGCFQKSVWITPHDIRPEYADLEEAAAVDAFACLFEAKTVLGMPSAKVVWESWDMDRLYDIQSRYCGFCTENLDVLRGGVSFGQEELLGLVSVELEAFRSAFLFDPLLPGDLLPRDYKGREAYSLHRKLAEEIRTRLSG; translated from the coding sequence ATGTGGTGCGCATTTCACCATCCCGATATTTCGTTGCCCCTGGTGCGTCGGCGCATCGGGCAGGAGCTGCTGGAAACCCTGGAGTTTCTTGGCGATATGTCGCTACACCATATGCATGCGGTCATGCGGAACGAAACCGCGCCGGACAACAAGGCGCGCAACCGTGCGATCAACCGGCTTGCCAAGCAGGGGTTGACGGTTGTTCGGCAAGGTCTGGATACGCCGTTGTTGGCAATTTCGGAGGTGGGGGAGGAATCGCTGCCGGACTATGCACGGCCGGAACGATGGTGGAACCGGAAGTGGAACGGCATTTGGTATCTCCTGGTTTTCGACGTTCCGGAAATCGACCGAGCCTACCGCAACACGCTGCGTGCCTTTCTTAAAAGGATGCGGCTCGGTTGCTTCCAGAAGAGCGTATGGATCACGCCGCACGACATCCGGCCGGAGTATGCCGATTTGGAGGAAGCCGCCGCAGTTGATGCATTCGCCTGCCTGTTCGAGGCGAAAACCGTTTTGGGGATGCCTTCGGCAAAGGTGGTTTGGGAATCGTGGGACATGGATCGGCTATACGATATCCAAAGCCGCTATTGCGGGTTTTGCACCGAAAACCTGGATGTTCTGCGTGGTGGGGTGTCGTTCGGGCAGGAGGAGCTGCTGGGGCTGGTGTCGGTCGAGCTCGAGGCTTTCCGTAGTGCTTTCCTGTTCGATCCCCTGTTGCCGGGGGATTTGCTTCCCCGCGACTACAAGGGGCGCGAAGCCTATTCCCTGCATCGGAAGCTCGCGGAGGAAATTCGCACAAGGCTATCGGGGTGA
- a CDS encoding alpha-amylase family glycosyl hydrolase, producing the protein MRERRKPVAAVALLLAFFIGAAQGGAGVMMQGFYWDCPEDWYGTMAAKASELRYMHGGYGIDRIWFPAPQKSHAGRHSMGYDPFDYYDLGQYHQKGSTATRFGTQDELKSAIARYRSLGIACMADIVLNHRAGGGEEANPNLDGATTWTDFSGVASGRCTWRFDQFHPSSREQADAGPFEGFPDVCHSGTAGPDLIQWGRWLADPANAGFDGGWRLDYVKGVNPPYLKEFIQGAGAAYSVLECWGDIPFIEKYLAESACPAAFDFPAFYTMAQVFNHQGDIRQLVDPSKVLAAKHPAQAVTFVANHDTDKDAHVESIVDNTLLAYAFILTYQGYPCIFWKDYFNYGLAEAGGKPGNGIKPLVWVRGALGGGQPDIQLLKADDDNLLAYGTRSGGPLAPGYLVAINNHPHEVRHAKVFTRNRFLWNKTLACHAWYSYAEGRNRQPEAIRCNDMGCAILEVPPRGYVVYSVATELPEPWAHQDIGRTGAQGSAMQVDGVYTVTASGADIEGGEDAFHYASTQVEGDAALIARIGRLDHTHPWAKAGIMIRDGHHASAANAAVLATPANGLCFQWRTAEGDRTHSVVVGGVEAPCWVGLKRMGNTFLAHYSQDGRKWRQIGAGQTIGMAPRATAGLAVTSHENGTLATAIIDNLSLASP; encoded by the coding sequence GTGAGGGAGCGAAGGAAGCCGGTGGCAGCCGTTGCGCTGTTGCTGGCTTTCTTCATTGGTGCCGCGCAGGGTGGCGCGGGTGTCATGATGCAGGGGTTCTACTGGGACTGCCCGGAGGACTGGTACGGCACCATGGCGGCCAAGGCCTCCGAGCTTCGCTACATGCATGGTGGATACGGCATTGACCGCATTTGGTTTCCCGCTCCCCAGAAAAGCCATGCCGGACGGCATTCCATGGGGTATGACCCGTTCGACTACTACGACCTCGGCCAATACCACCAGAAGGGCTCCACCGCCACGCGGTTTGGTACGCAGGACGAATTGAAAAGCGCCATTGCCCGCTACCGTTCGCTGGGCATCGCCTGCATGGCCGACATCGTTCTCAATCACCGGGCCGGAGGGGGGGAGGAAGCCAACCCCAACCTGGATGGAGCAACCACATGGACCGATTTCAGCGGGGTGGCGAGTGGAAGGTGCACCTGGCGCTTCGATCAGTTCCACCCTTCGAGTCGTGAGCAGGCCGATGCGGGGCCGTTCGAGGGGTTCCCCGATGTCTGCCATTCGGGCACGGCCGGTCCTGACCTGATCCAGTGGGGGCGCTGGCTGGCCGATCCTGCCAACGCGGGCTTCGATGGCGGTTGGCGGTTGGACTACGTTAAGGGGGTGAATCCCCCCTATCTCAAGGAATTCATCCAAGGCGCGGGCGCTGCCTACTCGGTTCTCGAATGCTGGGGCGATATCCCTTTCATTGAAAAATATCTCGCCGAGTCGGCCTGTCCTGCGGCATTCGACTTTCCCGCTTTCTACACCATGGCGCAGGTGTTCAACCACCAGGGAGACATCCGGCAACTGGTGGATCCCTCCAAGGTTTTAGCCGCGAAACATCCGGCGCAAGCCGTAACCTTTGTCGCCAACCACGATACGGACAAGGATGCGCATGTTGAATCCATTGTCGACAACACCCTGCTCGCCTATGCGTTCATCCTCACCTACCAGGGCTACCCCTGCATCTTTTGGAAGGATTACTTCAACTATGGTCTGGCGGAGGCCGGGGGAAAGCCCGGAAACGGCATCAAACCCCTCGTGTGGGTGCGTGGTGCGCTGGGCGGCGGGCAGCCCGATATCCAGCTGCTGAAGGCCGACGACGATAACCTGCTGGCCTATGGCACGCGTTCGGGAGGGCCTCTGGCGCCCGGCTATCTCGTGGCCATCAACAACCATCCCCACGAGGTGCGCCATGCAAAAGTGTTCACCCGCAACCGTTTTCTTTGGAACAAGACCCTGGCGTGCCATGCATGGTATTCCTATGCCGAGGGGCGCAACCGGCAGCCGGAAGCGATCCGCTGCAACGATATGGGGTGCGCCATCCTGGAGGTGCCCCCGCGCGGGTATGTGGTCTATTCCGTCGCAACGGAACTTCCGGAGCCCTGGGCGCACCAAGATATTGGAAGAACGGGCGCGCAGGGGAGCGCAATGCAGGTGGACGGCGTCTATACGGTCACCGCTTCCGGCGCGGACATCGAGGGGGGCGAGGATGCCTTCCATTATGCGTCCACGCAGGTGGAGGGCGATGCCGCCCTAATCGCGCGGATTGGCCGGTTGGACCATACCCACCCATGGGCCAAGGCCGGCATCATGATCCGCGATGGGCACCATGCATCCGCGGCGAACGCCGCCGTGTTGGCCACCCCCGCCAACGGCCTTTGTTTCCAGTGGCGCACCGCCGAAGGAGACCGCACCCATTCGGTGGTTGTCGGTGGCGTGGAAGCCCCATGCTGGGTCGGCCTCAAGCGCATGGGCAATACATTCCTGGCCCACTATTCGCAGGACGGCCGCAAATGGCGGCAGATTGGCGCCGGGCAAACCATCGGCATGGCCCCGCGCGCCACGGCCGGTCTCGCCGTAACCAGCCATGAAAACGGCACCCTCGCAACGGCCATCATCGACAACCTCTCGCTGGCCAGTCCCTAG
- the tnpC gene encoding IS66 family transposase, whose protein sequence is MEFNRENFDKLLAQNTDQQVEIRLLHEKVRYLMNKIFGRSSEKLTPDQMELAFEELREMQDALDEAEEKLEELDEKKESRRGKRKPLKERIPEDLPTERVVIVPDEVQADPQSYKKIGEETVEELDVTPTQYFRRIIVREKYIKVDDRNVAPLIAPAPKRLIPNSYASAGLIRSIILNKYCDHLPLYRQEMTLKYRHDIEISRKTMGNWMYLVADWLTLIYEALRNEIRQSGYMQIDETFIKYQDTEKDHCPNGYLWAYHSPGAGVLFEWFPSRAAECLDPMLTDYEGYIQTDGYAAYPAWLNRPEHQKEKETIIHAACWAHTRRNFVEVPDNSNARKVVKLIAKLYRTETELRNNPELERAAYRRKHAAPVLDKIKTILDKEQARQLPKSNFGKAITYALDRWEALNLYLEHGTFEIDNNLVENAIRPTALGKKNFLFFGSPNSGQTSAVIYSLVETCRKLGLNPAEYLKDLLDALPTMQQSEAANWTPARWSTARTQTA, encoded by the coding sequence ATGGAATTCAACCGGGAAAATTTTGATAAGCTGCTTGCGCAAAACACCGATCAGCAGGTTGAAATACGCCTTCTGCATGAGAAGGTCCGTTATCTGATGAATAAGATATTCGGGCGCAGCAGTGAAAAACTGACCCCGGACCAGATGGAACTGGCGTTTGAAGAGCTTCGCGAGATGCAGGATGCTCTCGACGAAGCCGAAGAAAAACTCGAAGAGCTCGACGAAAAAAAGGAATCCCGGCGCGGTAAGCGCAAACCGCTTAAAGAGCGTATCCCTGAAGATCTCCCGACCGAGCGCGTCGTTATCGTTCCGGATGAAGTGCAGGCGGATCCGCAGAGCTATAAAAAGATTGGCGAGGAAACCGTTGAGGAACTCGACGTTACGCCGACTCAATACTTCCGCCGCATCATCGTCCGCGAAAAATATATCAAAGTAGATGACCGCAACGTCGCACCGCTCATTGCTCCTGCCCCGAAGCGGCTGATCCCGAACAGCTATGCTTCCGCCGGACTGATCCGGAGCATCATTCTGAACAAATACTGTGACCATCTTCCGCTTTACCGGCAGGAGATGACGCTGAAATACCGCCACGATATTGAAATCAGCCGCAAAACCATGGGCAACTGGATGTATCTGGTCGCCGATTGGCTGACTCTGATTTATGAAGCGCTCCGCAATGAAATCCGGCAAAGCGGATACATGCAGATCGATGAAACATTCATAAAATACCAGGACACGGAAAAGGACCATTGTCCCAATGGATACCTATGGGCCTATCACAGTCCCGGGGCCGGCGTGCTGTTTGAATGGTTCCCGAGCCGGGCCGCCGAATGCCTGGATCCGATGCTCACCGATTATGAAGGATATATTCAGACCGATGGGTATGCCGCCTATCCGGCGTGGCTGAACCGTCCGGAACATCAAAAAGAAAAAGAGACCATCATTCACGCCGCCTGCTGGGCGCATACCCGTCGGAACTTCGTGGAAGTGCCTGACAACTCGAACGCCCGGAAAGTCGTAAAGCTGATCGCCAAACTCTACCGCACTGAAACAGAACTTCGAAACAATCCTGAACTTGAACGCGCGGCCTACCGCCGGAAACATGCGGCTCCGGTTCTGGATAAAATTAAAACGATCCTCGATAAAGAACAGGCGCGCCAGTTGCCAAAGAGCAACTTTGGAAAAGCCATAACCTATGCGCTTGATCGCTGGGAAGCGCTTAATCTTTACCTCGAACACGGAACATTCGAAATCGACAACAACCTGGTCGAGAACGCCATTCGTCCGACCGCGCTGGGCAAAAAGAACTTCCTGTTCTTCGGCAGCCCGAACTCCGGGCAGACCAGTGCCGTCATCTACAGCCTGGTGGAAACCTGCCGTAAACTCGGCCTTAACCCCGCCGAGTATCTCAAAGACCTACTCGACGCCCTGCCGACCATGCAACAGTCCGAAGCTGCGAACTGGACACCTGCCCGCTGGTCCACCGCTCGCACTCAAACGGCATAG
- the tnpB gene encoding IS66 family insertion sequence element accessory protein TnpB (TnpB, as the term is used for proteins encoded by IS66 family insertion elements, is considered an accessory protein, since TnpC, encoded by a neighboring gene, is a DDE family transposase.): MFGLSNSIRVYLAVEPVDLRKSFNGLHGVVLDRLNEDPCSGALYVFTNRRRNRIKTLYWDGTGMWVAIKRLEKGCFSWPKGVAANEKLDLAPEALALLLDGVDLKQGSFKPGYQR; the protein is encoded by the coding sequence ATGTTTGGATTAAGCAACTCTATCCGGGTGTACCTGGCGGTGGAGCCGGTGGACCTGCGAAAAAGTTTTAACGGCCTTCATGGCGTTGTGCTGGATCGGTTGAATGAAGATCCGTGTTCAGGGGCGTTGTATGTGTTTACGAATCGTCGTCGGAACCGGATCAAGACGCTGTACTGGGACGGCACCGGTATGTGGGTGGCCATCAAGCGGCTGGAGAAAGGATGCTTTAGCTGGCCGAAGGGCGTTGCCGCGAACGAGAAGCTTGATCTCGCGCCCGAGGCGCTGGCGCTGCTGCTCGATGGAGTCGATCTGAAACAGGGATCGTTTAAGCCGGGGTATCAGCGCTGA
- the tnpA gene encoding IS66 family insertion sequence element accessory protein TnpA, with the protein MDTNESNGMGRASYTEEERRELIEEFNGAGLTQAAFCREWNINPKTLARWLRLERQEQEPAFYEVELRPDAAEPDEVRICLPNRIEVMVPVASPKELGAVLREAAGCLD; encoded by the coding sequence ATGGATACGAATGAAAGCAATGGAATGGGGCGAGCCTCTTATACAGAGGAGGAACGCCGGGAGTTGATCGAAGAGTTCAATGGTGCCGGGCTAACTCAGGCGGCATTCTGCCGGGAATGGAATATTAATCCGAAAACGCTGGCTCGTTGGTTGCGCCTTGAACGACAGGAGCAGGAACCTGCTTTTTACGAGGTGGAGTTGCGGCCTGATGCCGCCGAGCCGGATGAGGTGCGGATCTGTCTGCCGAACCGGATTGAGGTGATGGTGCCGGTTGCATCGCCGAAAGAACTCGGTGCTGTTCTGCGGGAGGCGGCCGGATGTTTGGATTAA
- a CDS encoding HigA family addiction module antitoxin, which translates to MSINVHPGEALQEFLEDYNLSQSKLAQEIRVPVRRINTIVRGERGITADTAVRLARFFNNRPSFWLGLQELYDINETEHKLAAELSKIHPIAV; encoded by the coding sequence ATGAGCATCAATGTACACCCCGGCGAAGCGTTGCAGGAATTCTTGGAAGACTACAACCTAAGCCAGAGCAAACTGGCACAGGAAATCCGCGTTCCCGTGCGCCGGATCAATACCATCGTGCGCGGCGAACGAGGAATTACCGCTGATACAGCAGTACGTCTTGCCCGTTTTTTCAACAACCGCCCTAGCTTCTGGCTCGGTCTCCAGGAGCTTTACGACATCAACGAAACCGAACACAAGCTAGCGGCTGAACTCAGCAAGATTCACCCCATCGCGGTTTAG
- a CDS encoding type II toxin-antitoxin system RelE/ParE family toxin: MILSFKDKRTEQIREGRATRMDAALQRKAQLKLRYIAVAIDVNDLRSPPGNRLEKLTGDRKGTYSIRVNQQYRSCFRWTPQGAKEVEFTDYH; encoded by the coding sequence GTGATTTTATCATTCAAGGACAAGCGGACGGAACAAATCAGGGAAGGGCGGGCAACGCGCATGGATGCCGCCCTGCAACGGAAGGCGCAGTTGAAGCTACGCTACATCGCGGTGGCGATCGATGTGAACGACTTGCGATCCCCGCCTGGCAATCGATTGGAGAAACTGACAGGCGACCGGAAGGGAACCTATTCCATCCGGGTCAACCAGCAATACCGCAGCTGTTTCCGCTGGACTCCGCAAGGAGCCAAGGAGGTTGAATTTACAGACTACCATTAA
- a CDS encoding DEAD/DEAH box helicase family protein, whose product MNSNFTFLRGEWPEVTEAAAKAENAVHADPRAACFYARRAVELLVQWAFKHDPSLKLPYQDNLSALIHEPTFREVTGQAVFSKLTLIVRLGNQAVHSRKPIRQYDALTAVRELFHAGYWLAFTYARGDKPAPGLAFDQELLQREVPVPFQTAEQLKDLAKELHERDEKLSTLLADKEAMDAELKRLRAEVAEAKKEAAGQQDDHDYSEEETRDYFIDLLLRETGWSIDLPGRDTEFPVVGMPNNSGDGFVDYVLWGDDGKPLGLVEAKRTRRDARVGQQQAKLYADCLEAMYGQRPIIFYSNGYEHWMWDDVNYPPRPVQGFYKKAELELMIQRRTSMKPLGQATINEDIAGRYYQKRAIRRIAEAFEQDKDRKSLLVMATGAGKTRTVIAFADLLMRCNRAKRVLFLADRVALVNQAVNAFKQHLPDSSPVNLVTEKGQEGRVFVSTYPTMMGLIDESSDGQRRFGVGHFDLVVIDEAHRSVFEKYRAIFEYFDSLLVGLTATPKDEVDRNTYSLFDLEDGVPTDAYSLEEAVSDGFLVPPKAVSVPLKFQREGIRYDDLSEDEQEQWEELDWDAEDEIPDRVDAASINQWLFNKDTVDKVLAYLMTRGLKVAGGDRLGKTIVFAKNQAHADFIQERFDKNYPHLKGSFARTITFKTEYAQSLIDDFSGKEKNPHIAISVDMLDTGIDVPEVVNLVFFKLVRSKTKFWQMLGRGTRLCPGLFAPGEDKQEFYIFDFCQNLEYFSLNPDASDGSTGATLGERLFRSRLELIQELSCLEDVSTSGEIIMEDLAEYEGALVPVDLRRDLAVKLYAEVTAMNVDNFVVRLKRRLIEKYSKRENWGVLSDDDYAELANEVAGLPNELPAEGEEAKRFDLLILYLQLALLRSEPVFQRLQEQVMAIAGLLEEKDAIPMVRSQMPLIQEIQTAEWWQNVTVGMLERVRKHLRDLIKLIEKKQRKPIYSDFEDEMGDGEGVDLPGVNSSSNDFERFREKARVFLREHQDHLTIHKLRMNKSLTPSDLEELERMLAESGVGTTEDIELAKQEANGLGLFVRSLVGLDREAAKAVFGEFLVGTTYGANQIEFCNLIINHLTDHGVMDAACLYASPFTDLAPQGPEGLFTTAQIDDIVALLDQINEQAIA is encoded by the coding sequence ATGAACAGTAATTTCACATTCCTGAGAGGAGAGTGGCCGGAGGTCACCGAAGCGGCGGCCAAGGCGGAAAACGCCGTCCATGCCGATCCGCGTGCTGCCTGCTTTTATGCGCGGCGGGCGGTGGAGCTGCTGGTGCAGTGGGCGTTCAAACACGATCCCTCCCTGAAACTGCCGTATCAGGATAACCTGAGCGCACTGATCCATGAACCGACATTCCGGGAAGTCACGGGACAGGCGGTGTTCAGCAAGCTGACGCTGATTGTGCGGCTGGGGAATCAGGCGGTGCACAGCCGCAAGCCGATCCGGCAGTACGATGCGCTGACGGCGGTGAGGGAACTTTTCCATGCGGGCTATTGGCTGGCCTTTACCTATGCGCGTGGAGATAAGCCAGCCCCAGGGCTGGCGTTCGATCAGGAATTGCTCCAACGAGAGGTTCCTGTTCCCTTCCAAACGGCGGAGCAGCTCAAGGATCTGGCGAAGGAACTCCATGAGCGGGATGAGAAGCTCTCGACCCTGCTGGCGGACAAGGAGGCGATGGACGCGGAGCTGAAGCGTCTGCGGGCGGAGGTGGCCGAGGCGAAGAAGGAGGCGGCGGGCCAGCAGGACGACCACGATTATTCCGAGGAGGAAACCCGCGACTATTTTATCGATCTGCTTTTGCGGGAAACAGGGTGGAGCATCGACCTGCCGGGGCGCGACACCGAATTTCCAGTGGTTGGAATGCCGAACAATTCCGGCGATGGCTTTGTGGATTATGTGCTGTGGGGCGACGACGGGAAACCGCTGGGCTTGGTGGAGGCAAAGCGCACCCGGCGCGATGCGCGGGTCGGCCAGCAGCAGGCGAAGCTCTATGCCGACTGCCTTGAGGCGATGTACGGTCAGCGCCCGATCATCTTTTATTCCAACGGCTATGAGCATTGGATGTGGGACGATGTGAACTATCCGCCCCGACCCGTGCAGGGTTTCTACAAAAAGGCCGAGCTGGAACTGATGATCCAGCGGCGGACGAGCATGAAGCCGCTGGGCCAGGCAACGATCAACGAGGATATTGCTGGCCGCTACTACCAGAAGCGGGCGATACGCCGCATTGCCGAGGCGTTCGAGCAGGACAAGGATCGCAAGAGCCTGCTGGTGATGGCGACAGGTGCGGGAAAAACTCGAACGGTTATTGCGTTTGCGGATTTGTTGATGCGCTGCAACCGGGCGAAGCGCGTCCTGTTTCTGGCCGACCGCGTGGCGCTGGTCAACCAGGCGGTGAACGCCTTCAAGCAGCATTTGCCGGATTCCTCGCCGGTGAACCTTGTTACGGAAAAGGGGCAGGAGGGCCGGGTCTTCGTTTCGACCTATCCGACGATGATGGGGCTGATCGATGAATCCAGCGACGGACAGCGCCGGTTCGGGGTCGGGCACTTCGATTTGGTGGTTATCGATGAGGCGCACCGTTCGGTGTTTGAGAAATACCGGGCGATCTTTGAATATTTCGATTCGCTGCTGGTGGGGCTGACGGCCACACCGAAGGATGAAGTGGATCGGAACACCTACAGCCTGTTTGATCTGGAGGATGGCGTCCCGACCGATGCCTATTCGCTTGAGGAGGCGGTGTCCGATGGATTCCTCGTTCCTCCAAAGGCGGTATCCGTTCCGTTAAAGTTTCAGCGGGAGGGCATCCGCTATGACGATCTTTCCGAGGACGAGCAGGAGCAGTGGGAGGAGCTCGACTGGGACGCGGAAGATGAAATCCCGGATCGGGTGGATGCGGCGTCCATCAACCAATGGCTCTTCAACAAGGATACCGTGGACAAGGTTCTCGCGTATCTGATGACCCGTGGCTTGAAGGTTGCGGGAGGCGACCGACTCGGCAAGACCATCGTTTTCGCGAAGAACCAGGCCCACGCCGATTTCATACAGGAGCGGTTCGATAAGAACTATCCGCACCTCAAGGGCAGCTTCGCCCGAACCATCACCTTCAAGACCGAGTATGCCCAAAGCTTGATCGATGATTTTTCGGGTAAGGAAAAAAATCCGCACATCGCCATCTCGGTGGACATGCTGGATACCGGCATCGACGTGCCGGAGGTGGTCAACCTGGTGTTCTTCAAGCTGGTGCGCTCGAAGACCAAGTTTTGGCAGATGCTGGGGCGCGGGACGCGGTTGTGCCCCGGTCTCTTTGCGCCTGGGGAGGACAAGCAGGAGTTTTACATTTTCGATTTTTGCCAGAACCTGGAATATTTCAGCCTGAATCCCGATGCGTCCGACGGCTCGACAGGCGCAACCCTTGGCGAAAGGTTGTTTCGCTCGCGGCTGGAACTGATTCAGGAACTGTCCTGTTTGGAGGACGTCTCTACATCCGGCGAAATCATCATGGAAGACCTCGCTGAATATGAAGGGGCGTTGGTGCCCGTTGACCTCCGTCGTGATTTGGCGGTTAAACTTTATGCCGAAGTGACGGCCATGAACGTGGATAATTTCGTTGTGCGCCTAAAACGCCGGTTGATCGAGAAATATTCCAAGCGGGAAAACTGGGGTGTGTTATCGGACGACGATTACGCCGAGCTGGCCAATGAGGTGGCTGGCTTGCCCAACGAGCTTCCGGCTGAAGGCGAGGAAGCCAAACGGTTTGATCTTTTGATCCTCTATCTCCAGTTGGCACTGCTACGAAGCGAGCCCGTTTTCCAGCGATTGCAGGAGCAGGTCATGGCCATTGCCGGATTGCTGGAGGAGAAAGATGCGATCCCCATGGTTCGTAGTCAGATGCCGTTGATTCAGGAAATCCAGACGGCGGAATGGTGGCAGAATGTTACGGTCGGGATGCTGGAGCGTGTACGCAAGCATTTGCGCGATCTCATCAAACTGATCGAAAAGAAACAGCGGAAACCCATCTATTCCGACTTCGAAGATGAAATGGGTGATGGTGAGGGCGTTGACTTACCCGGTGTTAATTCTTCGTCCAACGATTTTGAACGGTTCCGGGAAAAGGCGCGGGTTTTCCTCCGGGAGCATCAAGACCATCTCACCATCCACAAACTGCGGATGAATAAATCGCTGACCCCTAGCGATCTCGAAGAGCTAGAGCGCATGCTTGCGGAGAGCGGGGTCGGCACTACGGAAGACATCGAGCTGGCAAAGCAGGAGGCGAATGGCCTTGGCCTCTTCGTGCGCTCGCTGGTCGGACTCGACCGTGAGGCCGCGAAAGCCGTCTTCGGGGAATTTTTGGTGGGCACAACCTATGGTGCGAACCAGATCGAGTTCTGCAACCTCATCATCAACCACCTGACCGATCATGGGGTGATGGATGCGGCCTGCCTTTATGCATCGCCCTTCACCGACCTCGCACCACAAGGGCCGGAAGGGCTGTTCACTACGGCGCAGATCGATGACATCGTTGCTCTCCTTGACCAAATAAACGAGCAGGCGATTGCATAA